In Atribacteraceae bacterium, the DNA window ATGGAGCGGGGCTTCTTCCACGACGGAATTACCCTGGCCGACGTATTGAGCGATACCACCTACCGGCGGCTCGCGGGACGCCTGTCCGCTTACGGCCATGCAGTCACGGACTATCAGTTCGTCAAGCCCTGGCTCCTGGCCTTGATTCTTTCCACCCTGGAGGCGACCGATGCTTCCTTCGAGGCGATCCACGGAATTGAAATGTACTTTCTCGCTCAATCCGGAGAGAAACAGATCATCGAACTGGAAGGGTTCTCGTACCAGATCGACCTGTTCGAGGGCTTTTCCGGCGAGGTGCAGGAACAATTTCTCCTTTCCGCCATTGATCCCTATCCAGGAGAAGCCGACAGCGAAAGGATCGCCGAAGATCTAGAACTCTTGCATGAGCTTTGGATCAGCGGTAACTGGGAGGTCTTTCAGACGTTTTCTGAAAACCTCAAGGCCCTGACCGCACACATCCCCGGATACAATGAACGGTTCTGGAACGAGCGGAGCCAGAATATGGCCCGCCGAATCGAATCGTTTTTGACTGAGGGGGATGGAAAAACCTACTTCGTGATTATCGGGGCGGGGCACCTCTCCGGAGAAAGAGGATTGGTCAAGCTTTTACGAGAAGCCGGATACCGGGTGGAACAAATCACCGGATGAATGGTCCAATGTCCTTAACGAGATTAAGCCCGGGAGGCTGACGCCCCCGGGCTTAATCTTCAACACACCTGCTCGACTGATTTGACCCCCGGCACTTCCTCTTTGACCACCCGTTCGATTCCATCTTTCATGGTGATCATGGACATCGGACATGAACTGCACATTCCCTTCAAGCGAACTTTGACCACCCCGTTTTCGATGGCAACCAACTCAACGTCTCCACCGTCGTTTTGCAGGAATCCCCGGACTTTCTCCAGGGCTTTTTCCACTTGTTCTCTCATGATTTCATCCTCCCAACATGAATCTCACTACTCGATAAATCCACCATAATCACTATGCGTGTCAACCAGTCTTCAACCAGCTTATTCCGGGGATTCAATCTCAGGATAGAGAGGAAAGTCATGGCATAGCTCAAGAACCCGGTCTCTGACCCTGCGGAGGAGTTCCGGTTCATCCTTTCCCCGAATAGTCGACTCGATCAGCCCCGCAATGATCTTCATCTGGTCTTCTCCCATGCCCCGGGTGGTACAGGCCGGTGTCCCCAGGCGGATTCCGCTGGTGATCGTCGGTTTCTCCGGATCGAAGGGAATCGCGTTTTTATTGACAGTGATACCCACCAGATCCAGCAATTTTTCGGCTTCCCGCCCAGTCGTTCGGTTATTCCGAAGATCCACTAGCATCAGATGGGTATCCGTCCCGCCGGAAACCAGGCGAAAACCCTTGGTCTGCAAAGCCGAAGAGAGAGCCCGGGCGTTTTTCACCACCTGTTGCTGGTAGGCGGCAAACGACGGTTCGAGCGCCTCCCGAAAAGCCACTGCCTTAGCAGCGATGGCATGCATCAGCGGTCCTCCCTGTATACCGGGAAAGATCGTCTTGTTGATGAGCGCGGCGTGTTCCCGTTTACACAGAATCATACCCCCACGCGGTCCACGCAGGGTTTTGTGCGTTGTTGTGGTGATAAAATCCGCATAGGGCACCGGACTGGGGTGAAGGCCGGTCGCCACCAAGCCAGCAATATGGGCCATGTCCACCATAAGATAACTTCCCACTTGGTCACAAATGGTGCGTAAACGGGTAAAGTCGATCAAACGCGGATAGGCGCTGGCGCCGGCCACGATCATCCTGGGCCGGATCTCCAAAGCCCGCTGTTCCAAGGCCCGGTAGTCGATCTGTTCACTCTCGGCATCCACTCCGTAGGGAAAAAACCGATACAACAAACCGGAAAAGTTCACCCGGCTGCCGTGAGTCAGGTGACCACCGTGGGAAAGGTCCATACCCATTGCGCTATCCCCGGGCTTGAGTACCGCCATATAAACGGCCATATTGGCCTGTGAGCCAGAATGCGGTTGGACATTGACATGGTCGGCATTAAAAAGCGCCCGGGCCCGGGCTATAGCCAGCAGTTCCAGCTGGTCGACATGCTCACACCCGCCATAATACCGCCGGGATGGATATCCTTCCGCATACTTGTTAGTGAGTACGGTGCCCTGGGCTTCCATGACCGGGATGCTCGTAAAATTTTCCGAGGCAATTAACTCAAGATTATTTCGTTCCCGCTCAAGTTCTTTCCACACCCATTCGAAGATTTCCGGATCCTTTTCCCTCAGCGTTTCCCACATGCGCACGCTTTTAAACCTCCTGAAACGTACCGTATTTTTTGAAATACGGAATCAGTCCCCCTTCTTCAAGAATCCGGATCATAATCGTAGGTAAAGGCCGGGCAACGACAATCTCACCGTTAGATAGATCGCTCACCTCTCCACTGCTGAAGTCGATCACCAGTTCATCGCCCGATTCGATACGGGAAGTATCGCATTCTATGACCGCCAGCCCACAGTTTATGGCATTCCGAAAAAATATCCGGGCAAAAGAACGAGCCAGGACGGCCCGAATGCCGCTGGCCAACAGTGCCCGGGGAGCCTGTTCACGGGAGGACCCACAACCGAAATTTTTCCCAGCGACCAGAAAATCACCCGGCCGGACCTTCGAGGAAAAATCCGGATCCAAATCCTCCATGACGTGTTTACCCAGTTCGTTCATGTCCAGGGTTCTAAATTTGTATTTACCGGAGATGATATAATCCGTGTTGATATCGTCACCGAACGTGTGCGCCTTGCCACGCAATTCCATGCTCATCACCCCAACTATGTCTACGCTAAAAACCCGCGAGGATCGGTAATCCGGCCGGTAATTGCTGAAACGGCGACCGTGGCCGGTGAAGCGAGATAAATGAAGGCCTTATTGTTTCCCATGCGCCCTTTGAAATTCCGGTTGGCCGTGGAAATCACGTTCCAGCCGTCGCCTGGAACACCTTGATGAGTCCCCACGCAGGGACCACAACCGGGAGTTACCAACATACCGCCGGCCTGGACAATCGTCTCCGCCCATCCCTTACGGACCGCCTCAAGAAACACCGCCCGGGAAGCCGGAGCGGCAATCAGTCGCACTGATGGATGAACGCTGCGGCCATACAGGATCGAGGCGGCTACTTGGAAGTCAACCGTCCGGCCGTTGGTGCAGGTGCCGAGAAAAGCCTGGCGGATGGGCACCTCTCCAACTTCTTCAATTGGAACCACGGTATCCACCTGGTGCGGGAGAGCCACCCGGGGAGTCAGTCGGGAGCAATCAAGTCTTACTTCCCGCGCGTAGACGGCGTCGGGATCCGGGGCAATCAGCCGACAGGGTTTGTTGATCCGGCTGGACAACCATTGCCGGGTCTTTTCGTCCGGGGCCATGAGACCGGCCTTGGCTCCCATCTCAACCGCCATGTTCGTCAGAGTCAGTCGTTCTTCGACGCTCAGAGCATCGACGACCGGCCCGGAATACTCCAAAGCCTGATAGTTCGCGCCATCGGCTCCGATTTCCGCAGCCAAGGCCAGCGCCACGTCTTTAGAGTAGACCCCTTTCGGTAATCGCCCCTCCAGGATGACCCGAATAGACTCCGGTACTTTGAACCAGAGCTTGCCGGCAATCATCACCGCGGCAAGTTCCGAGCTCCCCACCCCGGTGGAGAAGGCACCCAGTGCCCCGTAGGTACAGGTATGAGAATCCGCCCCGATCACCAGGTCTCCGGGAACCACCAGTCCTTCAGAAACCATCAATTCATGACAGATTCCACAACCCGCGTCAAAGATGCGCAGACCATACTTATCCGCAAAATGTCGTATCTGATCGTGCAGTTCTGAAACCGCTTCCAAAGGGCTCGGAGCATTATGATCGATAACCAGGGCAATTTTCTTCGGATCAAATACCCCTTGCCCATTCATTTCCTGAAAGGAACGAATGGCCAATGGGGTGGTACCATCCTGACCCATGGCCATATCTATATCCGCAATGACCAAGTCACCGGCCGTGACCGATCGACCGGTTTTCTCGCTGAAGATTTTTTCCGAAATGGTTTTGCCCATCGTCTTCACTCCTTGTAAACAGGACAGTAATGGGTGAACAGTGATCAACAATGAGTAAGGATCCCAACCACCCATCCTCTGCAGTCTTTATCTTGTTCTCCATCTTTGTCCAGTCCTTGGCCTTCGACTCATGATACCCGAAGGTTTGAAATAAAGTCAATCAAGGGGTGGCGCTCATGGAAGAATTATGCCTACAGAAATCCAGGTTTTACCAATCACTACAGCGGGATATCTTTTTAACCCATAGAGGTAACGGTAAAAGATCTTGGACCCGTTGGGATGCGGATGGTTTGTCAAACTTATTTGGAATCTCTATGGGATGAATATAATGGGCCCAAGAAACTAAACACGAAAACAGGGAATCTTAAGAATCAAATGTCCATATGTAAAAATCATCCTGCTGATTTCAAAGTCAAAATCGTGCTGAAAATTCTCAGGAAGGAAAAATCACTCTCGAAAATTTCCTCGGAATATGGGATACATACCACCTAGCTGTATCGTTGGAAAAAACACGCCCTTGAAAATCTACCGCAGTTTTTTGCCGATGAGCGCAGGACCTGGATGCCATGAAGAACGGTTATGAAAGACAACTACAAGACCTCTATGCGGAAGTTGGCCGACTGACCACGTAGCTCAACTGGTTGAAAAAAATCTGGCCTCTGAACTGATACGTAATGAACGTATAGCTCTTGTCGATTGGGAAAGCACCGACGTACCTATAAAAACCCAAGCCGAATTGCTGAAGGTTAACCGTTCCAGTTGCATTATAAGCCGGTGAAGCCGTCACCGGAGGAAATTGCTATTAAACACCGTATTGACGAGATCTATGCGCAACACCCCTTTTACGGGTCCGGGAGAATAACCGCCCAGCTGTACCGGGATAGCCCCTGCATCAACTGGAAAGCAGTC includes these proteins:
- a CDS encoding TraB/GumN family protein; translated protein: MERGFFHDGITLADVLSDTTYRRLAGRLSAYGHAVTDYQFVKPWLLALILSTLEATDASFEAIHGIEMYFLAQSGEKQIIELEGFSYQIDLFEGFSGEVQEQFLLSAIDPYPGEADSERIAEDLELLHELWISGNWEVFQTFSENLKALTAHIPGYNERFWNERSQNMARRIESFLTEGDGKTYFVIIGAGHLSGERGLVKLLREAGYRVEQITG
- a CDS encoding NifU family protein, translated to MREQVEKALEKVRGFLQNDGGDVELVAIENGVVKVRLKGMCSSCPMSMITMKDGIERVVKEEVPGVKSVEQVC
- the glyA gene encoding serine hydroxymethyltransferase, with amino-acid sequence MWETLREKDPEIFEWVWKELERERNNLELIASENFTSIPVMEAQGTVLTNKYAEGYPSRRYYGGCEHVDQLELLAIARARALFNADHVNVQPHSGSQANMAVYMAVLKPGDSAMGMDLSHGGHLTHGSRVNFSGLLYRFFPYGVDAESEQIDYRALEQRALEIRPRMIVAGASAYPRLIDFTRLRTICDQVGSYLMVDMAHIAGLVATGLHPSPVPYADFITTTTHKTLRGPRGGMILCKREHAALINKTIFPGIQGGPLMHAIAAKAVAFREALEPSFAAYQQQVVKNARALSSALQTKGFRLVSGGTDTHLMLVDLRNNRTTGREAEKLLDLVGITVNKNAIPFDPEKPTITSGIRLGTPACTTRGMGEDQMKIIAGLIESTIRGKDEPELLRRVRDRVLELCHDFPLYPEIESPE
- a CDS encoding 3-isopropylmalate dehydratase small subunit — protein: MELRGKAHTFGDDINTDYIISGKYKFRTLDMNELGKHVMEDLDPDFSSKVRPGDFLVAGKNFGCGSSREQAPRALLASGIRAVLARSFARIFFRNAINCGLAVIECDTSRIESGDELVIDFSSGEVSDLSNGEIVVARPLPTIMIRILEEGGLIPYFKKYGTFQEV
- a CDS encoding 3-isopropylmalate dehydratase large subunit, which gives rise to MGKTISEKIFSEKTGRSVTAGDLVIADIDMAMGQDGTTPLAIRSFQEMNGQGVFDPKKIALVIDHNAPSPLEAVSELHDQIRHFADKYGLRIFDAGCGICHELMVSEGLVVPGDLVIGADSHTCTYGALGAFSTGVGSSELAAVMIAGKLWFKVPESIRVILEGRLPKGVYSKDVALALAAEIGADGANYQALEYSGPVVDALSVEERLTLTNMAVEMGAKAGLMAPDEKTRQWLSSRINKPCRLIAPDPDAVYAREVRLDCSRLTPRVALPHQVDTVVPIEEVGEVPIRQAFLGTCTNGRTVDFQVAASILYGRSVHPSVRLIAAPASRAVFLEAVRKGWAETIVQAGGMLVTPGCGPCVGTHQGVPGDGWNVISTANRNFKGRMGNNKAFIYLASPATVAVSAITGRITDPRGFLA